From Aegilops tauschii subsp. strangulata cultivar AL8/78 chromosome 5, Aet v6.0, whole genome shotgun sequence:
TTATTCCTAACACAATTGTTTAGCTAAGTTTGCTAACGAATCAGGGAGAATCAACAACGAACACCGCATTTTGAAAAGGAGACGTGATTTATTCCTACCATCCTGAACACGTCTAGAAATAGCAACCTCGTACATAATAGCATTTCGCATTACAGTATCCACTTTCAAGTCGGGGTGAAACTTACTAAGATGTTGGGTCATCAGAATACCATCGAATCGACTCATGTTATGAAAGTAAATAATTAGTGACTTTCTTTGTTTGCTTACAACAGAAAGTATTCCATTTATGAATGCTTGGATTACACAATCACTTCGATCATAAAATGATGGGTGCGTATTTATGTATTCGTGGGAACTATAATGATTAATATAAATCTTTGATAGTTTCTTGTCTGAATTGACAGTCATAAAGGCGGCTGCATAAGCGTGGTGGCGGGGAAGATTTTGGATTCTATTATCTCCGCGGGAACATAGTTCCGATCCAACAAGGGAATGGTTTCAATGTCACCTACAAGGAATACTGATGGTTTAGGAGGTTGCCCTTTATAATCAAGGTCTGCTTCCAGTTCCTTAAGGTATTTATCCATTTTTAGCTTATTCTTATTTGGAAGTTTGGTAATGTATGATGGGAATCTGGAATTATTTTTACATATAGGTTCTTCCGCATGATTTTCCATATCACTTTGTGAAAAAAAGAGATCTCATTAATGCTTCTCAAAATAGTTATAGCAATCCCTCGCCATCTGAGCCAGAACGAATCCCAGTCAAATCTCTAAATGCTTTTGGCATTCTTTTCCCTCGCATTTCCCTAATTCTTTTATTAATATGGGAATGGGAGCAAATGAGGAGGCATCGAGTCAAAGAAATGAATTGCTCTTTGGCTAGTGGAAATGGGGTTCTTGTCGTCAACGAAGTAACTGCTCTATTTGGAGAGTGGAGCCAGCCTCAAAGTCGCCTTGGTTCTATAGTAATCTCTCAGCGTTTGAGTTGACTAATCCGATGGTACTTGAAGAAGAGTGAAACGACGAGATTTCCTTATAGGAGGAGAAAGGGATTCCTGTTGCTTTTGGGTGGGTCTAATCAAGGTACAAAAAACTCTTTTCCCACGGCTCACTAATACGATCCTATCTTACCATTCTTCTATCCTTCTTCATCATGGGACAGAAGCATAACGTTGATCTATGGACGAAGGAAGGTATCAGAAAATTCATTATGACCTAGACCTAAACCAGGCTGATATTGAACAGAGGAGGAGTTCTTGTTACTACTTCTCGCTGGCACCAAAAGAAGTTTCGCCTGATTCAGACCTTTTGTGGTGGTCTACCGAGGACAACACCTAAAAACAACCCTTGTGCCATGGAATATTCCCTGTTACGATTGGAGAACTTGGCTTTGATGACATTCCTAAGGAAGGTATTTCCCCTACTAGGCTCATTGCTTCGCTTATTAAAGATCAGAGAAGCGAATGCCTCTCGTAATTGATTGAAAAGTGCTCGCCTCTAGTTCCGGCAGATGCCTGCCATGTACCATCCGTGGAGGAAGTAGTGGGTTATTGGAAGTATAGGATTATTTCTCAAGTGTCACCAAGGATACACCCCACTTACTAAATAGGCCTGTGGATGCGGCATCTGGCTCTATGCGATGAAACCAATGGGAAATGAGATTCTGGGTTTGATTACTGGTACAAACAAGTTCAAAGCTAGCGAGAGCATAAAGAACGGTAGATTCCATTCAACTGGTAGGTCAAGCCCTTACCCATAACACTTATTCAAAATTGGCTATCCGCAAGAGGAGATCAATAATTCCACTATCAATATGGGTAGGCTGCTATATCTAGAAAGAGAACATGAAAGGTTTTGGATTATTAGCAAAGGTACTTATCTTATTACTCAGCTAGGCACTTACAAACCTATTTATTTACAAGTTCCACATGGGTCTGGTCAGGAAGACTCGGAATCATTCTCACGGCCACCCCACATGGGAGCGGCTTCTCCGCCAATCGATCATCACTTGCATACAAAAAAATCCCCTTTTCCAATGGAAACCTGGGGAAATACAGTTGCTCAATTCATTCGATTTTGAAATAGCGTATAAAGTGATTCTTGCAATTTCACTGCAGGCAGCGTAGCAATTCTCGCGGGAATCTCGGTCTTGTTTGGGCCGATTCCTTAACGAGAGCCTAGTCGAAAGTGCCCATAAAAAGAGTAGATCGTTTTCGGTATGGGTACGCTGGCCCCTACGAGGGGCGGTAAGCAAGGTAGAGACCAGGGAGCAGGACCGCGAAGGGTCTTCCCATCTCTTCTTGTTATTGTCTTTGTCCGAGATGCCCGGTTCACCAAATGATAATTCAAATCGAGATTGTGTGAAGTAAAGATCTTTTTCTTGAAAGCGGATTTCTCCCTTCAAAATATCATCCATCTAATTTGTTAAAGTATGGAATTCTCACCCAGAGCTGCGGAACTCACGACTCTATTAGAAAGTAGAATGACCAACTTTTACACGAATTTTCAAGTGGATGAGATCGGTCGAGTGGTCTTAGTTGGAGATGGGATTGCACGTGTTTATGGATTGAACGAGATTCAAGCAGGAGAAATGGTGGAATTTGCCAGCGGTGTGAAAGGAATCGCCTTAAATCTTGAGAATGAGAATGTAGGTATTGTTGTCTTTGGTAGTGATACCGCTATTAAAGAAGGAGATCTTGTCAAGCGCACTGGATCTATTGTGGATGTTCCTGCGGGAAAGGCCATGTTAGGCTGTGTGGTCGACGCCTTGGGAGTACCTATTGATGGAAAAGGGGCTCTAAGCGATTACGAACAAAGACGTATCGAAGTGAAAGCCCCAGGGATTATTGAACGTAAATCTGTGCATGAACCCATGCAAACAGGCTTAAAAGCAGTGGATAGCCTGGTTCCTATAGGCCGTGGTCAATGAGAACTTATAATCGGGGACAGACAAACTGGAAAAACTGCAATAGCTATCGATACTATATTAAACCAAAAGCAAATGAACTCAAGGAGCACAAATGAGAGTGAGACATTGTATTGTGTCTATGTTGCGATTGGACAAAAACGCTCGACTGTGGCACAATTAGTTCAAATTCTTTCAGAAGCGAATGCTTTGGAATATTCCATTCTTGTAGCAGCCATCGCTTCGGATCCTGCTCCTCTGCAATTTCTGGCCCCATATTCAGGGTGTGCCATGGGGGAATATTTCCGCGATCATGGAATGCACGCATTAATTATATATGATGATCTAAGTAAACAGGCGGTGGCATATCGACAAATGTCATTGTTGTTACGCCGACCACCAGGCCGTGAGGATTTCCCAGGGGATGTTTTATATTTACATTCCCGGTTCTTAGAAAGAGCCGCTAAACGATCGGACCAGACAGGTGCAGGTAGCTCGACTGCATTACCCGTGATTGAAACACAAGCTGGAGACGTATTGGCCTATATCCCCACCAATGTGATCTCCATTACAGATGGACAAATCTGTTTGGAAACAGAGCTCTTTTATCGCGGAATTAGACCAGCTATTAACGTTGGCTTATCCGTCAGTCGCGTCGGGTCTGCCGCTCAGTTGAAAGCTATGAAACAAGTCTGTGGTAGTTCAAAACTGGAATTGGCACAATATCGCGAAGTGGCCGCCTTCGCTCAATTTGGGTCAGACCTTGATGCTGTGACTCAGGCATTACTCAATAGAGGTGCAAGGCTTACAGAAGTGCCCAAACAACCATAATATGAACCACTTCCAATTTAAAAACAAATTGTTGTGATTTATGCTGCTGTCAACGGCTTCTGTGATCGAATGCCACTAGACAGAATTTCTCAATATGAAAAAGCCATTCTAAGTACTATTAATCCTTAATTACAAAAATCCTTCTTAGAAAAAGGTGGC
This genomic window contains:
- the LOC120962322 gene encoding LOW QUALITY PROTEIN: ATP synthase subunit alpha, mitochondrial (The sequence of the model RefSeq protein was modified relative to this genomic sequence to represent the inferred CDS: substituted 3 bases at 3 genomic stop codons) gives rise to the protein MEFSPRAAELTTLLESRMTNFYTNFQVDEIGRVVLVGDGIARVYGLNEIQAGEMVEFASGVKGIALNLENENVGIVVFGSDTAIKEGDLVKRTGSIVDVPAGKAMLGCVVDALGVPIDGKGALSDYEQRRIEVKAPGIIERKSVHEPMQTGLKAVDSLVPIGRGQXELIIGDRQTGKTAIAIDTILNQKQMNSRSTNESETLYCVYVAIGQKRSTVAQLVQILSEANALEYSILVAAIASDPAPLQFLAPYSGCAMGEYFRDHGMHALIIYDDLSKQAVAYRQMSLLLRRPPGREDFPGDVLYLHSRFLERAAKRSDQTGAGSSTALPVIETQAGDVLAYIPTNVISITDGQICLETELFYRGIRPAINVGLSVSRVGSAAQLKAMKQVCGSSKLELAQYREVAAFAQFGSDLDAVTQALLNRGARLTEVPKQPXYEPLPIXKQIVVIYAAVNGFCDRMPLDRISQYEKAILSTINP